Proteins encoded by one window of Channa argus isolate prfri chromosome 1, Channa argus male v1.0, whole genome shotgun sequence:
- the cfap90 gene encoding cilia- and flagella-associated protein 90 encodes MDVSLEANTKPLSTLSAFSYIPPRRKETKETSYFNKESKDSEGSTYDQVYHQTKGYDMRLHRDDRQHYKGRGLNVNEEEKSRNVPVLSSSEYGHRPVPILYQTGRQFARVACMQAEFYMKNGIIWNVAEGYGSVAPT; translated from the exons ATGGACGTGTCACTTGAGGCAAACACCAAACCGCTGTCTACCTTATCTGCCTTTAGTTACATTCCCCCACGACGAAAGGAAACGAAAGAAACGTCCTATTTCAACAAAGAGTCAAAG GACTCAGAAGGCTCCACATATGACCAAGTGTACCATCAGACAAAGGGCTATGATATGAGACTGCACCGTGATGACAGACAGCACTATAAAGGAAGAGGACTGAACGTAAATGAGGAG GAGAAGTCCAGAAATGTGCCTGTGCTATCCTCCTCAGAATATGGCCATCGTCCTGTTCCCATCCTCTATCAAACAGGCCGACAGTTTGCACGTGTGGCTTGCATGCAGGCTGAATTTTACATGAAAAATGGGATCATCTGGAATGTGGCAGAAGGATACGGATCAGTGGCCCCTACTTGA